In Microbulbifer sp. GL-2, the following are encoded in one genomic region:
- a CDS encoding IS30 family transposase yields the protein MSYYQLSENERYQIYSLRKAGHSQKAIAKLLERHPSTISRELRRNTGLRGYRPGQAHTLAELRRQQAYKAQKVTDSVWQQIDTLTRKELSPQQTASYLRRHTGVSLHHETIYQLIYLDQTNGGDLYKHLRVASKPYRKRYGKYDRRGKIKNRVSIDDRPAVVDRMNRIGDWEGDTIIGKGRGGALLTMVERKTLYTVIVRLTGKRSDLLAEAAVSHMVSIKDKIKTITFDNGLEFSGHETIAEGLDAEIYFAHPYSSWERGINENTNGLIRQYFPKGTDFNKVTDEQVQFVMDRLNSRPRASRGERSPNELFIGLQEDLLAA from the coding sequence ATGAGCTACTACCAACTGAGCGAGAACGAACGATACCAGATTTACAGCTTAAGAAAAGCCGGACACTCTCAGAAAGCAATAGCAAAATTGTTAGAGAGGCATCCCTCGACGATCAGCCGAGAGCTGCGACGTAATACAGGCTTACGAGGATATCGGCCAGGACAAGCACACACCCTTGCGGAGCTAAGACGCCAGCAAGCGTATAAGGCACAGAAAGTGACTGATAGCGTGTGGCAACAAATAGATACCCTAACTCGGAAAGAATTAAGTCCTCAGCAGACTGCAAGCTATTTAAGGAGACATACGGGTGTATCGTTACATCATGAGACGATCTATCAACTTATTTATTTAGATCAGACAAATGGTGGAGACTTATACAAGCATCTTAGGGTTGCATCAAAGCCTTATCGCAAGCGCTACGGGAAGTATGATCGACGCGGAAAGATCAAAAACAGAGTGAGCATAGATGATCGGCCAGCAGTTGTTGATCGGATGAATCGGATAGGTGACTGGGAAGGTGATACCATTATAGGCAAGGGACGTGGCGGAGCTTTGCTGACTATGGTTGAACGCAAGACGTTATACACGGTTATTGTTAGATTGACAGGTAAACGATCAGACTTGTTGGCTGAAGCAGCGGTTAGTCATATGGTGAGCATCAAAGATAAAATCAAAACAATTACCTTCGACAATGGTCTTGAATTCTCTGGTCATGAAACGATTGCAGAAGGCTTAGACGCTGAAATTTACTTTGCTCATCCATATTCATCCTGGGAGAGAGGGATCAATGAAAATACTAACGGCCTCATTCGACAGTATTTCCCAAAGGGTACCGACTTTAATAAAGTAACAGACGAGCAGGTTCAATTTGTAATGGATCGCCTGAATAGTAGACCAAGAGCGAGTCGGGGTGAAAGATCACCGAATGAATTATTTATAGGGCTGCAAGAAGATCTGCTTGCAGCATAA
- a CDS encoding glycerophosphodiester phosphodiesterase family protein — protein sequence MIQRYTIYTIAQMVTLSLLISINTVQAKIPADRIEQNSKCQIEYRATNHCSSHCKKNENIMIASHRGDWRSAPENSIAAIESAISHGADIVEIDIRETADGQLVLMHDSSVDRTTDGTGYVSMLTLSQLQSLRLRLLQGGETQLTEHKVPTFKEAIAAAKGRVILNLDKAWEIREKVYDELKSMDAVSIGLFKSNANPDEVQEFLDKDDSILYMHKLREDNLSHVDGFERHTPYAWEIGFETLTEPQINAELVESLAQESAIWINTLWYGQAAGFTDEVAHLDPISGWQNVIDHFSVTIIQTDNVVELDQWLKCGKDRKKKTIRVMAYNFERQGPGRSYYDTDAINSRLAARKYEGVDFCNTNGNTHMCFIRESEWVKYSINIPHSGWYNVSARLSARQEIAGTFALEFEDDNNLYHTVKNTSAHDLFMLQPIGERYFEKGVQQMTFRVTPSSNTNFNLQYFQIER from the coding sequence ATGATCCAAAGATATACAATTTATACTATAGCTCAGATGGTAACGCTGAGTTTGTTGATTAGTATAAATACGGTTCAAGCAAAAATACCTGCTGATAGAATTGAGCAGAATTCAAAGTGTCAGATCGAGTATAGAGCAACTAATCATTGCAGTTCTCACTGCAAAAAAAATGAAAATATAATGATTGCCTCGCATAGAGGGGATTGGCGAAGCGCACCAGAGAACTCTATTGCAGCGATTGAATCTGCAATTTCTCACGGGGCAGATATTGTCGAGATTGATATCCGTGAGACCGCAGATGGTCAACTGGTACTTATGCATGATAGTAGCGTTGATAGAACGACCGATGGCACTGGTTATGTTTCAATGTTGACGCTTTCACAATTACAATCTCTCAGGTTGCGTTTATTACAAGGAGGGGAGACTCAGCTCACTGAGCACAAAGTGCCCACCTTTAAAGAGGCTATTGCAGCAGCTAAGGGCAGGGTAATACTTAACCTGGACAAAGCGTGGGAAATAAGGGAAAAGGTATATGATGAATTGAAGTCTATGGATGCTGTCAGTATAGGTTTGTTTAAAAGTAACGCTAACCCTGACGAGGTACAAGAATTCCTGGATAAAGATGACTCGATTCTGTACATGCACAAGCTCCGTGAAGATAACCTTTCTCATGTAGATGGTTTTGAACGTCATACCCCCTATGCATGGGAAATTGGTTTTGAAACACTAACAGAGCCACAAATTAATGCTGAATTAGTTGAGAGCTTAGCACAAGAGAGTGCTATTTGGATCAACACTCTTTGGTATGGGCAGGCAGCAGGGTTTACTGACGAGGTAGCACACTTAGATCCCATTTCCGGTTGGCAAAATGTTATTGATCACTTCTCAGTAACAATTATTCAAACGGATAACGTGGTTGAGTTAGATCAATGGCTTAAGTGTGGTAAAGATCGTAAAAAGAAAACCATTAGGGTAATGGCATATAATTTTGAGAGGCAGGGCCCTGGTAGATCCTACTACGATACTGACGCAATAAACTCTCGTCTTGCGGCTAGAAAGTATGAAGGAGTCGATTTCTGTAATACCAATGGGAATACCCATATGTGTTTCATTCGTGAAAGCGAATGGGTCAAATATAGTATTAATATACCACATAGTGGTTGGTATAATGTTAGTGCTCGCCTGTCAGCAAGGCAAGAGATCGCTGGTACCTTTGCTCTGGAATTTGAAGATGACAATAATTTATATCACACGGTGAAAAATACCAGTGCACATGATTTATTTATGCTTCAACCCATTGGTGAGCGTTACTTTGAAAAAGGTGTGCAGCAAATGACCTTCAGAGTAACTCCTTCAAGTAACACCAATTTTAATTTGCAGTATTTCCAAATAGAAAGATAA
- a CDS encoding helix-turn-helix domain-containing protein: MLLADYFLEKSRRKLGFRQLKLSVDASGKLKRYAWPGNVRELEHIISRAALKARKGSSPSDIVSLTASHIEIPDDIAAQPEFVKPTQPPLEIVNLRSATEDYQRELIKHMLTKCDGNWSQAAKLLSIDRGNLVRLAKRLGVYIKKEVVGGK; encoded by the coding sequence TTGCTTCTAGCGGACTACTTTCTGGAAAAGTCCCGCAGAAAACTGGGGTTTCGACAGCTTAAGCTGTCGGTGGATGCGTCTGGCAAGTTAAAGCGTTATGCTTGGCCGGGGAATGTCAGGGAGCTAGAGCATATCATCAGCCGTGCGGCCCTCAAGGCAAGAAAGGGCTCATCCCCCTCCGATATAGTATCTCTTACTGCATCGCATATAGAGATCCCCGATGATATCGCGGCTCAACCAGAGTTTGTGAAGCCTACTCAACCACCGCTTGAAATAGTAAACCTAAGGTCTGCAACCGAAGATTACCAGCGTGAACTTATAAAGCATATGCTGACTAAGTGTGATGGAAATTGGAGTCAGGCAGCGAAATTACTTTCTATTGATAGAGGTAACTTGGTTCGTCTTGCAAAACGGCTGGGCGTCTATATCAAGAAGGAGGTTGTGGGAGGAAAGTGA
- the norR gene encoding nitric oxide reductase transcriptional regulator NorR: MTDINANLLLEVALDLANSLNNSDRFERLLSTIRKAIKCDAVALLGLNENVLTPLAVQGLARRTLGRRFIVNEHPRLAKICASENPVRFPSDCDLPDPFDGLLLDREGDLPVHSCMGLPLYSDNHLVGLLTLDSMAADAYGRISDRTLELIAALSAATLKTALELKALSLSAEHAEQLVKELTQEAFLRDGGELIGESQIMKVLRSDIELVAGSDYNVLILGETGVGKELVARTVHRLSSRREKPLVYLNCASLTETLAEAELFGHAKGAFTGADRERPGKFLLANGGTIFLDEVGELPLAVQSKLLRVLQSGEIQPVGKDTVQHVDVRIVAATNRELLKEIEDGGFRADLYHRLSVYPLEVPPYREERMMSCF, translated from the coding sequence ATGACGGATATAAACGCCAATCTCCTATTGGAAGTCGCGCTGGACCTGGCCAACAGCCTTAATAACAGTGACCGCTTTGAACGCCTTCTATCCACTATTCGAAAGGCCATCAAGTGCGATGCTGTAGCGCTGCTGGGGCTAAATGAAAATGTGCTTACGCCTTTAGCGGTGCAGGGGCTTGCTAGGCGGACGCTTGGGCGCCGTTTTATTGTCAATGAGCATCCTCGTCTCGCAAAAATCTGTGCTTCGGAAAATCCTGTTCGCTTCCCATCGGACTGTGATCTCCCAGATCCTTTTGATGGCCTGTTGCTGGATAGGGAAGGGGATTTGCCCGTGCACTCTTGTATGGGATTACCACTGTATTCGGATAACCATCTAGTCGGCTTGTTAACCCTTGATAGTATGGCTGCTGATGCCTACGGCCGAATCAGCGACCGAACTCTCGAACTAATCGCAGCCCTGTCAGCCGCTACGCTGAAAACAGCACTGGAACTGAAAGCACTTTCTCTTTCTGCGGAGCACGCAGAGCAACTGGTAAAAGAGCTTACACAAGAAGCTTTCCTGCGAGATGGAGGAGAGTTGATTGGTGAGAGCCAGATAATGAAAGTCCTGCGAAGTGATATCGAGTTAGTAGCAGGTTCTGACTACAATGTCCTGATACTTGGAGAAACCGGTGTCGGCAAAGAGTTGGTGGCGCGTACCGTACACAGGCTCTCCTCTCGCAGGGAGAAGCCCCTCGTCTACCTTAACTGCGCCTCCTTGACTGAGACTTTGGCTGAAGCTGAGCTTTTTGGGCACGCTAAAGGTGCTTTCACTGGAGCTGATCGTGAAAGGCCGGGCAAGTTTCTCCTTGCTAATGGGGGGACAATCTTTCTTGATGAGGTGGGCGAGCTACCTCTAGCGGTACAGAGTAAATTGTTAAGGGTGTTGCAGAGTGGTGAAATCCAACCAGTTGGGAAGGATACGGTCCAACATGTGGACGTTCGCATAGTAGCGGCAACCAATCGGGAGTTGCTGAAAGAGATAGAGGATGGCGGCTTCAGAGCTGATTTGTATCACCGTTTATCTGTTTACCCGCTGGAAGTCCCCCCCTATCGCGAAGAGAGAATGATGTCTTGCTTCTAG
- the hmpA gene encoding NO-inducible flavohemoprotein, with protein sequence MLTSREIKIVKATAPTLDGAGVDITKHFYRRMFSCNPELKNIFNMSNQESGKQPFALFSAISTFSKNIDNLPALQPLIERVAQKHTSYFIQPDQYGIVGKHLLATLEEFIPDTFTAEVIDAWQRAYGLFAKLLIEREHELYDSSKNSAGGWHGPRQFVVEEKTVESDLVTSFTLKPEDGDSVIGYQPGQYLGIRVKPPAHDYLEIRQYSLSDKPNSATYRISVKRESQPREGIVSSFLHDTVAVGDVLEAYPPSGAFFLRDSENPVVLISAGVGVTPLLSMLESIHEKRPGRKIIFLHACEKEQQHSFKKRLSDLASDNSNIKHYYWYASGVKKDVFSGLMNLEFVREQLPIIQGEFYMCGPARFMKNIKDQLLELGVNSDRIFYEIFGPHSDI encoded by the coding sequence ATGTTGACATCTAGAGAAATCAAAATTGTTAAAGCTACTGCCCCGACCCTTGATGGTGCAGGCGTAGATATCACAAAACATTTTTACAGGAGAATGTTTTCCTGTAACCCAGAGTTAAAAAATATATTCAACATGAGCAATCAGGAGAGTGGCAAGCAGCCATTTGCCCTCTTCAGTGCTATATCAACATTCTCAAAGAATATAGATAACCTCCCTGCCCTGCAGCCTTTGATTGAACGGGTTGCCCAGAAGCATACCAGTTATTTTATTCAGCCTGATCAATATGGAATTGTCGGAAAGCATTTACTTGCGACATTAGAAGAGTTTATACCTGATACGTTTACTGCCGAAGTTATCGATGCCTGGCAAAGAGCTTATGGATTGTTTGCAAAACTGTTAATAGAGCGAGAGCATGAGCTTTATGACTCCTCAAAAAATTCTGCAGGGGGCTGGCATGGACCCAGGCAGTTTGTCGTTGAGGAGAAAACCGTTGAGTCTGATCTGGTCACCAGCTTTACCCTAAAACCAGAGGATGGCGACAGTGTGATTGGGTACCAACCAGGCCAGTATCTTGGGATTCGAGTAAAACCACCAGCACATGACTACCTTGAAATACGCCAGTATTCACTCTCCGATAAGCCCAACAGTGCCACTTATCGAATCAGCGTTAAAAGGGAAAGCCAACCAAGGGAAGGTATTGTCTCTTCTTTCTTGCATGACACTGTGGCCGTGGGGGATGTTTTAGAGGCCTACCCACCAAGCGGCGCTTTCTTTCTCAGAGACTCAGAAAATCCGGTTGTCCTCATCTCTGCTGGTGTCGGGGTAACACCACTACTTTCCATGCTGGAATCCATACACGAAAAGCGACCAGGCAGAAAAATTATTTTTCTGCACGCCTGTGAGAAAGAGCAACAGCACTCATTCAAGAAAAGACTCTCAGATCTTGCTTCGGACAACTCAAATATCAAACACTATTATTGGTATGCATCTGGCGTAAAGAAGGATGTCTTTTCGGGGCTTATGAACCTGGAATTTGTTCGGGAGCAGCTTCCGATTATCCAGGGTGAATTCTATATGTGCGGACCCGCAAGATTTATGAAGAACATTAAAGATCAGCTTTTGGAACTGGGGGTAAATTCCGACAGAATATTTTATGAAATATTTGGTCCTCACAGTGACATATAA
- a CDS encoding amidohydrolase family protein, giving the protein MAIIDVWAQHPTERFLAEPFLDTLKRWMGQDFKEVPLEWTLLAMESANVSKALISAWYGPNGALISNEEVLEVTSAHPGNFCGLASVDLRNPVEAIQELRKYVSEHDFKGLRIVQWLWELPCTHPLYYPLYAACVELDVPVCLQVGLTGPLRSSETGRPIHIERIALDFPDLKIVCGHIGYPWHNEMIAFATKFPNVYIDTSAYKPKRYPQELVSFMKAHGKHKVMFGTNYPMLTPEACLKEMHLLGLDEEVSDLFLYKNAESVFKL; this is encoded by the coding sequence ATGGCGATAATTGATGTGTGGGCCCAGCATCCTACAGAACGCTTTCTTGCTGAACCTTTCTTGGACACCTTGAAGAGATGGATGGGGCAGGACTTCAAGGAGGTTCCCTTAGAGTGGACATTGTTGGCCATGGAGTCTGCAAATGTCTCCAAGGCGTTGATTTCCGCTTGGTATGGCCCCAATGGTGCGCTTATTAGCAATGAAGAAGTCCTTGAAGTTACCTCGGCCCATCCAGGTAATTTTTGTGGGCTTGCCTCTGTTGATTTGAGGAATCCAGTAGAAGCCATTCAAGAGCTGCGTAAATATGTTTCTGAGCATGACTTCAAAGGCTTGCGGATCGTGCAATGGCTTTGGGAGCTTCCTTGTACACATCCTTTATATTACCCATTGTACGCGGCCTGTGTTGAGCTTGATGTGCCGGTTTGTCTTCAGGTTGGGCTCACTGGTCCGTTGCGCAGCTCTGAAACTGGTCGGCCTATTCATATTGAGCGGATTGCACTGGATTTTCCAGATTTGAAGATAGTATGCGGTCATATAGGTTATCCTTGGCACAATGAGATGATCGCATTTGCCACCAAGTTCCCGAATGTTTATATAGACACCTCTGCATATAAACCTAAACGCTACCCCCAAGAACTGGTTTCGTTCATGAAGGCCCATGGCAAGCATAAGGTGATGTTTGGCACTAATTACCCAATGCTGACACCGGAGGCCTGCCTAAAAGAGATGCACTTGTTGGGCTTGGATGAGGAGGTTTCTGATCTGTTTTTATATAAGAATGCAGAGAGCGTTTTTAAGCTTTAG
- a CDS encoding GFA family protein, producing the protein MTSENTIASGGCLCGAVRYQVKGPLRNIVNCHCSMCQKLHGNFGPHTKARKVNITVTKDDGLAWYKTSDVAQRGFCRECGSSLFWEPFNLDATGIIAGSLDGQTGLKTMGHIFVGEKSDFYEINDEYPQFQKSSDGQLVNDYK; encoded by the coding sequence ATGACTAGTGAGAATACGATCGCATCCGGCGGTTGCTTGTGTGGAGCTGTGCGGTACCAAGTGAAAGGGCCACTTAGAAATATAGTAAATTGTCATTGTAGTATGTGCCAAAAATTGCATGGAAATTTTGGGCCTCATACGAAGGCTCGCAAAGTTAATATCACCGTTACAAAAGATGATGGTTTGGCCTGGTATAAAACGTCAGATGTTGCTCAAAGGGGCTTCTGTCGCGAATGTGGATCCAGTCTTTTTTGGGAGCCATTTAACCTGGATGCAACTGGCATTATCGCTGGATCGCTGGATGGTCAAACTGGCTTGAAAACGATGGGGCATATATTTGTCGGTGAAAAGTCTGATTTCTACGAGATAAACGACGAATATCCACAGTTTCAAAAGTCGTCAGATGGCCAGTTGGTTAATGATTATAAGTAG
- a CDS encoding MAPEG family protein: METSIELIRPVVALVIWSLIMWLWMYATRLPAIAAMKMQLDPEAPAGTQMSNLPPRVRWKADNYNHLMEQPTIFYAIVLCLVSLDAATEVNIIVSWVYVGLRVAHSLYQALVNKIEIRFVIFLLSNIPLFILAFNAANVAF, translated from the coding sequence ATGGAAACAAGTATTGAGCTAATTCGACCAGTGGTAGCATTAGTAATTTGGTCTCTAATAATGTGGCTGTGGATGTATGCTACGAGGCTGCCAGCTATTGCGGCTATGAAAATGCAGTTGGATCCAGAGGCTCCAGCTGGCACCCAGATGTCGAATTTACCGCCAAGAGTCCGCTGGAAGGCTGATAATTATAACCATTTAATGGAACAGCCGACTATCTTTTATGCCATTGTGCTTTGCCTGGTTTCCCTTGATGCTGCCACAGAAGTGAATATTATCGTATCTTGGGTATACGTGGGGTTGCGGGTGGCTCATAGCCTCTACCAGGCACTGGTAAACAAGATTGAAATTAGATTTGTCATTTTCTTATTGTCAAATATTCCACTTTTTATTTTGGCATTTAATGCGGCAAATGTAGCTTTTTAA
- the dbpA gene encoding ATP-dependent RNA helicase DbpA has translation MTVPFSDLPLKPALLKNLASLNYTAMTEVQAKTLPIVLDGKDVIAQAKTGSGKTAAFGLGVLHRLNVDRFRIQSLILCPTRELADQVAQELRRLARAIHNIKILTLCGGMPFGPQIGSLEHGAHIIVGTPGRIEEHLRKGTLSLEHVDTLVFDEADRMLDMGFQDVIDTILAQVPAGRQSLLFSATYPDEIEELSARVMQKPVMVRIESAHSEDVIEQRFYKTESFDDRLKMTRRILLHDKPVNSLIFCNTKRETDEVADSLKQAGFDVLALHGDMEQRQRNETLIRFANGSASILVATDVAARGLDIDKLDAVINFHIAKDPEVHTHRIGRTGRAGERGCAYSLFAEKEGHKLLRMNLTQDPLSDPDTPPPANILKEPPFQAQMATLQIDGGKKQKVRPGDILGALTGGDRPINGQDVGKINVLDLTAYVAVKRNVAAQALKKIENGKLKGRKFRVRRIRG, from the coding sequence TTGACCGTCCCCTTTTCTGACCTGCCCCTGAAGCCCGCCTTGCTGAAAAACCTGGCGTCACTGAACTACACAGCCATGACCGAGGTCCAGGCCAAGACACTACCGATCGTACTTGATGGGAAAGATGTTATCGCACAGGCAAAGACCGGTTCCGGGAAAACCGCGGCCTTCGGTTTAGGTGTGCTACATCGGCTCAATGTTGACCGGTTTCGAATTCAATCGCTGATTTTGTGTCCGACACGGGAACTGGCTGATCAGGTAGCGCAGGAACTGCGCCGACTGGCCAGAGCGATTCACAATATTAAGATTCTGACCCTGTGCGGCGGCATGCCGTTTGGCCCGCAGATCGGCTCCTTGGAGCATGGCGCTCACATAATTGTCGGTACTCCCGGGCGTATCGAAGAACATCTGCGGAAGGGAACCCTGTCCCTTGAACATGTCGACACGCTGGTCTTTGATGAGGCTGACCGGATGCTCGACATGGGGTTTCAGGACGTCATCGATACCATTCTGGCCCAGGTACCGGCAGGGCGACAATCGTTACTGTTCAGCGCCACCTATCCGGATGAAATCGAGGAGCTCAGCGCTCGAGTAATGCAAAAACCGGTGATGGTGCGAATTGAGTCCGCACACAGTGAGGACGTAATCGAACAACGTTTTTACAAAACAGAGAGTTTTGATGATCGCCTGAAGATGACTCGGCGCATTCTGCTCCATGACAAACCGGTCAATTCCCTGATTTTCTGCAACACCAAGCGTGAAACCGATGAGGTGGCCGATAGCCTGAAACAGGCTGGGTTCGATGTGCTTGCCTTACATGGTGATATGGAGCAGCGTCAACGTAACGAAACGCTGATTCGCTTCGCCAATGGCAGCGCCTCCATTCTGGTGGCCACTGATGTGGCGGCACGCGGTCTGGATATCGACAAGCTTGATGCCGTCATCAACTTTCATATCGCCAAAGACCCGGAGGTGCACACCCACCGCATCGGACGGACTGGTCGTGCCGGTGAGCGCGGTTGCGCTTACTCCCTTTTTGCCGAGAAGGAAGGCCATAAACTTCTGCGCATGAACCTGACACAGGACCCACTGTCCGATCCAGACACGCCGCCACCGGCCAATATTTTAAAAGAGCCTCCGTTTCAGGCGCAGATGGCTACCCTGCAGATTGATGGCGGCAAGAAGCAGAAAGTTCGTCCGGGCGATATCTTGGGAGCGCTCACCGGTGGTGACCGTCCGATCAACGGGCAAGATGTTGGTAAGATCAATGTCCTGGATTTGACCGCTTATGTTGCGGTTAAACGAAACGTGGCAGCGCAGGCGCTTAAAAAGATCGAAAACGGAAAACTAAAGGGCCGCAAATTCCGGGTGCGCCGTATTCGGGGGTGA
- a CDS encoding trypsin-like serine protease, with translation MCLLGGIIFVQNLRKFKGSKRMKYIKEIIFLALLAISSTASAIIIRDDIEDEKYRVPSTTLPALADFPGEGHGVLIFPQWVVTAAHVTCTQHPEEITINGLPRKVKSVFVHSGHKMLPEKLIKEALASGEGSKLQAFLAMSDDIALIKLEVPITDVKPIPLYRGSNEVGRTAQLIGKGATGNGKEGPEPHSPHRTSLRRAFNVISSVDKRWISYRFDSPKTANQLEGMAGNGDSGSPVLIKEKQEWQLAGLVAWVSSERDLRTYHGARYGDNGNNVRVSQYIDWIESTISAEE, from the coding sequence ATGTGCTTATTGGGTGGTATTATTTTTGTTCAGAATTTACGAAAATTTAAGGGAAGTAAGCGTATGAAGTATATAAAGGAAATTATTTTCTTGGCCTTGTTGGCCATTTCATCCACGGCAAGCGCCATTATTATTCGTGATGATATTGAAGATGAGAAGTACCGAGTTCCCTCTACGACGCTACCAGCATTGGCTGATTTTCCAGGAGAAGGGCACGGTGTCCTGATTTTTCCTCAGTGGGTTGTTACAGCGGCGCATGTAACTTGTACACAGCACCCTGAGGAGATCACTATTAATGGCCTGCCGCGGAAAGTTAAGTCCGTTTTCGTACATTCTGGACACAAAATGCTACCTGAAAAACTGATAAAAGAAGCTTTAGCCTCTGGCGAAGGTTCTAAGTTACAGGCATTTCTCGCGATGTCAGATGATATAGCACTTATTAAACTGGAAGTGCCAATTACTGATGTCAAGCCAATCCCTCTCTATCGTGGCAGCAACGAAGTTGGCAGAACTGCTCAGTTAATTGGCAAGGGAGCTACCGGTAATGGCAAGGAAGGGCCGGAACCTCATAGTCCACATCGCACCTCTTTACGCAGAGCTTTCAATGTTATTTCCAGTGTTGATAAACGCTGGATCTCTTACCGGTTTGATTCGCCAAAAACTGCCAATCAACTTGAAGGTATGGCCGGTAATGGCGATAGTGGAAGCCCTGTGCTGATCAAAGAAAAACAAGAGTGGCAACTTGCCGGTCTTGTTGCCTGGGTTTCCAGTGAAAGAGATTTGCGCACATATCATGGTGCGCGTTATGGCGATAATGGAAATAATGTTCGTGTTTCTCAGTATATAGACTGGATCGAAAGCACTATATCTGCGGAAGAGTAG
- a CDS encoding helix-turn-helix transcriptional regulator: protein MTFHGQSDKQILETLGSRLREYRLRMNLTQDDMAERAGLSSSTIKGLEAGRGRLDSLVAALRVLRRLEALEAFLPAPAVSPMQLATHGKQRKRARASNNTKTVKESSVKGTPKAQTSKIKKRDKPEW, encoded by the coding sequence ATGACCTTTCACGGGCAATCGGATAAGCAGATACTTGAGACACTCGGCAGCCGCCTTAGGGAGTACCGTTTGCGGATGAATCTCACCCAGGATGATATGGCTGAGCGAGCTGGATTGTCCTCCTCTACCATCAAGGGCTTGGAAGCTGGTCGCGGCAGGCTCGACAGCCTGGTTGCTGCGCTGAGAGTGCTCCGCCGGCTGGAAGCTCTGGAGGCATTCCTCCCAGCTCCAGCAGTCAGCCCCATGCAACTTGCTACCCACGGAAAGCAACGAAAAAGAGCCAGGGCTTCTAACAACACCAAGACTGTCAAAGAAAGCTCTGTGAAAGGCACCCCCAAGGCCCAGACAAGCAAAATAAAAAAGAGAGATAAGCCAGAATGGTAA